From Lampris incognitus isolate fLamInc1 chromosome 13, fLamInc1.hap2, whole genome shotgun sequence, one genomic window encodes:
- the LOC130123205 gene encoding otoraplin-like: MGRAPVILLCVGLLYQTSNAILMDKLADSKLCADAECSYALSMATALDDFSAPDCRFINIKKGQMIYVYSKLIPEEGAGVFWSGSVYSERYVDQMGIIGYFPATMVNETYQFKEETVSIPTTEMDFYCV, translated from the exons ATGGGTCGTGCACCGGTTATTCTGCTTTGCGTGGGACTCCTGTACCAGACCTCAAATGCTATCCTCATGGATAAACTAGCAGACAGCAAGCTTTGTGCAGACGCAGAGTGCTCAT ATGCCCTCTCCATGGCCACAGCCTTAGATGACTTCTCAGCTCCTGATTGCAGATTCATAAACATCAAGAAGGGACAAATGATCTACGTGTATTCTAAGCTCATACCAGAGGAGGGTGCTGGAGTCTTTTGGTCTGGAAGT GTTTACAGTGAGCGTTATGTGGACCAGATGGGCATTATTGGCTATTTCCCTGCGACCATGGTGAATGAGACATACCAGTTCAAGGAGGAAACAGTCTCGATTCCCACAACT GAAATGGATTTCTACTGTGTTTGA